The Euphorbia lathyris chromosome 4, ddEupLath1.1, whole genome shotgun sequence genomic interval aaaaatatttGAACATATCTTACAACTATTATGGTGATTTTTGGTGACAATCGTCTGAATCTTCTTCAAGAAACTTTTATTCCAGAAAATGGACTACTAATCTCACCTGCTTGTAATTTTTCTGGATCCTTAAATGCACCTATATTTGTTCTAATATTGAGATACAGTAGTACAACTACTATAAATGATTATGTCCTAACAATCACATGCTAGTGTAAATCAGAAAATTTTATGATTGCTTTAGTTCTTTTTATTTCTGAACAGAGGTAAGCCATCTATTTCCTAGATTTTTCACCTTTGTGCTTCTCTTTTTCAGCTGGAAAttttaaaatcattaattttcGACTTTGATAAATTTCAGTTGCGACTGGATGATGTACCAAAGCTGCTGACTGAGTATAGACAACTTTCATCGGCTTGAGGAACAACTGGACTGGTGTTCTTCCATGCGAGAAAATCACTATCTGGGTTTGTATCATTTTTCCTATCTGGCATAAGATATGATCAATTGAAACCATTCCCAAATCCCAACTGTTCTGGATGCGACTTGAGCTTGTGCTGATAAGAGTATGttaaatgattttcatattGGCTGTTATTGGTTGATCGTTTACCATGCAAGGCAAGATGTCCTAAGATATGTTGAGTGTTCTCTATATGATAGAAAGAATTGCGAGCTGAGTTTAGACCTTTAGTAAAAAAACGAGTTAAGACTTGTGTTTCAGTTTCCTTTATGGATTTCAGAATCTTTACTATAGTAACTAGTacatggtgaagaatttgtatTTCTTATTCAACAGGTATGGGATTTTTTGTAGAGGTTTATTGAATCTAAAACACAAATTATTGGGCAAAAGTGTTAAAGCAGGATAAAAGAATAAGACAATTGAGGGTCTAGATTAGAGATTGTTGCTGAGTTCCTCCAGTTTGGTCATCCTTACTCTTTCACTTTCTTTGAGCAGCTGGTAAGAAACAAGGAAAACATTGAAAggatattatttaaaaatttactTTTTACTTTACTAGATgattgattataatttatataccTCCATTAATGTGCTAACTAGCTGAGCTTTCTCTTTGTTCTTTTCGGTGAATGCTTCCAGAGCTTCTTTATATTCTTTCTCCTGTTGCAAAATAAACCCATACAACGGTCAGAGCATCTCCAatgcaaaattttcattttaccTTCCCTATCCCCGATTCTCTATATTTCTATCCCCAATCCCTATTTTTTCTCCAACCCATTTATATAATTTCTTCCCTATAAATTATATTCCATACTTTATTCTATTTTAACTACTTTGTATCTCTAATTTATCacattgttattttatttattcccCATTAATTTGGGGAAACATAAATTCTTCCCTAATTGTAGGGAAGAATTGATTTCTTCCCTAAAATTTGGGAAGACAATGGGGAGGGTTGGACTGCCAACTCTCCCCAATTCCTCATTTCTAACCCTCCATATGGGGAGGGTTGGAGATGCTCTCAGTCAACTTGACTTGTAGTTAGGGATGAGCATGGAGTGGTTTGGATTGAAACCCGAACCGAAATTTCCAGTATTTTTGGAATAAACCCGAACTGAATTACTTTTGCGAATAAAtacaatatttttaaaaattgttCCTTCAAATTTTACAGTCCGACATTTATAAAAATacatttaatttattcaattttaaatatactaTCAAATATTGATACTACATTATATTTATATCCATAATAATATGCATTTGTTATCAGCCAATTCCCATCTTTCCTTTAAGAGTTCACCACAATACTTATTGTTTTGGcagtattttaattttatgaaacctgttttttctattttgttttttcaaaggaaaagctgaaccaaaaattgaattgcCTAGGAAAATGAAAATCGAAGTAGAATTCAGTTTGTTCGGTTTTTGGTTTGGTACTCCCCTAGTTAAAGGATTATGATTATTTTGGTATGAAATTAGTTTAAAATGAGATGGAGAAAGTGAGCAATAAAATGAGTTAGAAAGTGCAGGCACCTTCTTGTGACAAATCTGGCCTAATGTCTTAAGCTCCCGATTGGTGATGTCAACCCTCTTACGTAAAGTTGCTACTTCCTTCCTCATTGGATCCCCCAGCACTTCAAGCTCCTTGCTTACGGAACATTCAAATTAACATAATTCTTGCTTGCTTTCAAATCCATGTATATTCTTTATGAATTACGAAAATTTTCACTACAACTTTATGCCAATTAATTCTATAATATGCTTAAACTTTTATTGAcccccaaaaaaataaaaaatcttaaatgataaaaatgtttttaatttaGAACGCTAGACGTTAGTTGTGTCGAGAACTCGATGATTAATTTAGGATTAGtttgaatttattaataaacaaattattatatacatataattaaaatatgtattatacaatttaatataaacaaaataggtatatttataacatataataatatatttgtaAACAAAaccttttgttaaaaaaaaaaagttaaacttAGAAAAGTGCGTTTGCTTTACAAGCATATGTATAGAAAAAAGAAGTTCATTCAAAATATTAATGAAACAACCGAGTAAAAATAATGttgataatttaattaaaaattagtaAACAAtgcttttaaattttttttaatataaattaatgCTTTTAAAGTCTTAAACTATATCATGAAAATAAGTAAAAACACAATTCACCAACAATTATgtaaaaatgttagaaaatatgaattataataaagtaaaaaataaataaaattttataaaaaaaaagcaaacaaaaaaaacattttttgttTCGATCAACCTTTTAGGTGTTGCCTATGCTGTCTAGATGATGTCCAAGCGGTCTATGCATCGTTCAGGTAGCAAAAAAAAACACCTAAAGAATCTAATCACGAAAAATCAAAACGAATTCTccattttaaacatttaaaggGTCAAGGcagtcttttttttctttcttaaacGGTGTTAGTGATAGAGGAATTAGTctcttatttttaaataaaaagaaaaatggaaattgaaaagaaagaaaagaggtTGTTGGACTTACTTCCCAAATGTGAGTCAAGCGTCTTGTTGCTTCTTGAGCACGGGTTAGTTGAAGTTCAAGTTTGTGTGTAACCTcacttttctttctttgaatCTCTTCTTCTCTAGCTTCATATCTCgatatctcttcttcttcttcttctttttcttccttttcttccATTGACAATTTACCAAtatttctcattttcttttcttgggTTTGTACAAGTTCTACTCCTATTATATGTGTATGTCTGGTTTTTGCTTTTGCTTCAAAATTGGCTCTCAATACAACTATTGCTTTCTTTGGAATTCATTCTATAGGAAGCAAGGCAAGGGAAGGGAAGATATATTATTTCCTACTCAAAATCCTCAATAAACATGCCTCTGTTTCAATGGACAGTCATGGATCTATTTCAAAAGTAAAATAATGGTTAGACGAGGCAATAGGAAGGAAATATAGTATTTAAACAACCATTGAAAGATGTTACTCTCTCCTTAGGAATAATGATGCTACCTAATGAATACAAATAAAGACCTAGCATGTATATTAAGGACATAAATGCACAAATTAAATTGATTTCTATATATAGCTTAAGTGTATATCAAAAAGTAAATTTATGGTATTTACTTCATACAAAGTGATAtcatcataaaaaatatatatatatatcaaaaccTACGTCCTCATTCTAGATTTATAGAGACGTCCAGAGTAAAAGAGACTATCAAATCAAGTTAAACAAGAATAACCATCTCTCGGGATACATGGATGAAGGAGTTACTCTCTGAATCCTTTTTGGATTAGGGCCCTTTAATCACGCATAGGATTAATAAATCCCGATTCAGGTATATTATTAACtacttgaaatatttttcaccAGTTAGAAGCTAACACCTGTCCACCGAGGAATCTAAGATAAATTGCAAGCACCAACTGTCAGTTTTACTCTTgggctctctataaatagattgtcacttcaaaatcaaggtatatacatataaaaagaatttcaatcatggggaatctcaatgctgagttccacaattaaatattttgccaacatcaaaatgggggagtttgttgaaacacctttccacatgattttgatttgacaaaattatttaaattaatccatgattaagaggcaattaaatttaagtgctttgatttaattgtactaatatgtttgttcaatgttgagtataagtataaatgaaaacagaaataaaaagtaagacaagacgaagtcagcatgagaacacagcacaagctgagtggagtgtaactcagcATGATAGAAGAAATGTCATCCTcggaacaaacgcttgaagataaagctgaccaaagaagctgagtggaacgcaactcagtatcaaagaagagaattcttcctctaaactaaagcttgcagacgaagctgatcacggaagctgagtaagaatatgactcagaaacaaagaacaaaggcaacgtcaataaagtcaagctgagtgctcgtcaggacagcgcgaatgatccgtttgctaaaagacaatatccgacaactgtctgcaccaataacagaagctttggaattacgcataGAGTCAATTttgagacgcatgggtcaactgtcctctagctaaaagacgaaactggtgctagaagatgaacctaccggaagaagacaagcctgacgcctgcttaattcagacgacaggattggcctgcaattctgaatgctgaccaatggaatgacgcaatagatccgtttgaatccaacggatacttccagattcaaatcattagagcttcagaatcaACTATAAAAAGACAAGTCCATCACTTGGACTAATTgccgaaaaatacaagagaaaaagagcatacatacaaagcacattcaaacaagaaaaagatcttacaccaaatttccatttatgtgtaaaagctagattgaatttgttttcatctaaagtgttcttcatctagaaagaacagatttgtatcaattgtaaaagattgagagagtggtactgagtactcggttttagtacttagcaGTAAagaaatctgagtgtttggttatagcgctcagtaggagttgagcagacgaatagaggaaggtactcttgcatattcaactgccttgtaaatggtttgtgctctacctttaaagagcttagtattggattgaaaaagcccggagggattctggggactggacgtaggcggagaggccgaaccaggataagtctgctgagtaatttctaactctctctcaatatatatttgcatgtgttgcttgattaaattactcaggatataaattgtaaaagctgacactgagtaatcttggtgctgagttggaagctgacctcaagtgttaattcccaactcacaagtaaaacagttctagtcagcatctaact includes:
- the LOC136227649 gene encoding uncharacterized protein, with translation MRNIGKLSMEEKEEKEEEEEEISRYEAREEEIQRKKSEVTHKLELQLTRAQEATRRLTHIWEELEVLGDPMRKEVATLRKRVDITNRELKTLGQICHKKEKEYKEALEAFTEKNKEKAQLVSTLMELLKESERVRMTKLEELSNNL